From one Lycium ferocissimum isolate CSIRO_LF1 chromosome 5, AGI_CSIRO_Lferr_CH_V1, whole genome shotgun sequence genomic stretch:
- the LOC132056536 gene encoding SKP1-like protein 21 isoform X2 has translation MSGGPMAIVKPEMKSYIWLQTADGSIQQVEQEVAIFCPVIFREVQNGLGSSKNCAIELPERVNPVNLGLLLDFCRFHQVPGRSNKERKTFDEKFVRLDTKMLCDLASAADSLQLRPVVDLTSRALARVIEGKTPEEIRETFHLPDDLTEEEKLEPLRNMTDDPRIRLLNRLYARKRKELNERKKLKNVEVEEEQRVDERSVDDLLSFINSGDQDSKGVRVAKNKKKTRGRKEQARNSSSNNGAGNYNKEANCVPSGYLNGDISDGSSPSRNSKLQISPSAMFSSKLDFDDFDMDDELDPARKEEIDREVEDFARRLNSVWPERIQQILSLGPERRRLGPISMNGNGSLKRCTGVDRG, from the exons ATGTCGGGAGGTCCTATGGCGATCGTCAAACCAGAG ATGAAGTCATACATCTGGCTCCAAACTGCTGATGGTTCAATCCAACAAGTGGAGCAAGAGGTTGCCATATTTTGCCCTGTGATATTCAGGGAAGTTCAAAACGGCTTGGGATCCTCGAAAAATTGTGCAATAGAACTTCCTGAACGAGTCAATCCTGTTAACTTAGGGTTATTACTGGATTTTTGTCGGTTCCATCAAGTTCCTGGCCGTTCTAATAAG GAGCGCAAGACATTTGATGAGAAGTTCGTCCGGTTAGATACCAAGATGTTATGTGATTTGGCTTCTGCTGCTGACAGCCTTCAGCTAAGGCCTGTGGTTGACCTTACGAGCCGTGCTCTTGCTCGGGTGATTGAAGGCAAAACTCCTGAGGAAATACGTGAAACTTTCCATTTGCCTGATGATCTAACAGAG GAGGAGAAGTTGGAGCCTTTGAGAAATATGACGGATGATCCACGCATCCGTCTTCTAAATCGACTCTAtgcaagaaaaaggaaagaattaaATGAGAGAAAGAAACTAAAG AATGTTGAGGTAGAAGAAGAGCAGCGCGTAGACGAAAGATCAGTTGATGATCTTTTGTCATTCATAAATAGTGGAGATCAAG ACTCAAAGGGTGTAAGagtagcaaaaaataaaaagaaaactcGAGGGAGAAAAGAACAAGCTagaaattcttcttcaaataatGGAGCTGGAAACTATAATAAG GAAGCTAATTGTGTTCCATCTGGCTACCTAAATGGTGACATCAGCGATGGATCTTCTCCAAGTAGAAATTCTAAGCTGCAAATCTCACCATCTGCAATGTTTTCATCTAAACTCGACTTTGATGACTTTGATATGGATGATGAGTTAGATCCAGCAAGGAAGGAAGAAATTGACAG GGAGGTTGAGGATTTTGCTCGGAGACTAAACTCTGTCTGGCCAGAAAGGATACAACAGATTTTGTCTTTGGGTCCAGAGAGGAGGCGGCTTGGACCAATTTCCATGAATGGAAATGGTTCCTTGAAGAGATGTACAG GTGTAGACCGGGGATAA
- the LOC132056536 gene encoding SKP1-like protein 21 isoform X1 gives MSGGPMAIVKPEMKSYIWLQTADGSIQQVEQEVAIFCPVIFREVQNGLGSSKNCAIELPERVNPVNLGLLLDFCRFHQVPGRSNKERKTFDEKFVRLDTKMLCDLASAADSLQLRPVVDLTSRALARVIEGKTPEEIRETFHLPDDLTEEEKLEPLRNMTDDPRIRLLNRLYARKRKELNERKKLKNVEVEEEQRVDERSVDDLLSFINSGDQDSKGVRVAKNKKKTRGRKEQARNSSSNNGAGNYNKEANCVPSGYLNGDISDGSSPSRNSKLQISPSAMFSSKLDFDDFDMDDELDPARKEEIDREVEDFARRLNSVWPERIQQILSLGPERRRLGPISMNGNGSLKRCTAGVDRG, from the exons ATGTCGGGAGGTCCTATGGCGATCGTCAAACCAGAG ATGAAGTCATACATCTGGCTCCAAACTGCTGATGGTTCAATCCAACAAGTGGAGCAAGAGGTTGCCATATTTTGCCCTGTGATATTCAGGGAAGTTCAAAACGGCTTGGGATCCTCGAAAAATTGTGCAATAGAACTTCCTGAACGAGTCAATCCTGTTAACTTAGGGTTATTACTGGATTTTTGTCGGTTCCATCAAGTTCCTGGCCGTTCTAATAAG GAGCGCAAGACATTTGATGAGAAGTTCGTCCGGTTAGATACCAAGATGTTATGTGATTTGGCTTCTGCTGCTGACAGCCTTCAGCTAAGGCCTGTGGTTGACCTTACGAGCCGTGCTCTTGCTCGGGTGATTGAAGGCAAAACTCCTGAGGAAATACGTGAAACTTTCCATTTGCCTGATGATCTAACAGAG GAGGAGAAGTTGGAGCCTTTGAGAAATATGACGGATGATCCACGCATCCGTCTTCTAAATCGACTCTAtgcaagaaaaaggaaagaattaaATGAGAGAAAGAAACTAAAG AATGTTGAGGTAGAAGAAGAGCAGCGCGTAGACGAAAGATCAGTTGATGATCTTTTGTCATTCATAAATAGTGGAGATCAAG ACTCAAAGGGTGTAAGagtagcaaaaaataaaaagaaaactcGAGGGAGAAAAGAACAAGCTagaaattcttcttcaaataatGGAGCTGGAAACTATAATAAG GAAGCTAATTGTGTTCCATCTGGCTACCTAAATGGTGACATCAGCGATGGATCTTCTCCAAGTAGAAATTCTAAGCTGCAAATCTCACCATCTGCAATGTTTTCATCTAAACTCGACTTTGATGACTTTGATATGGATGATGAGTTAGATCCAGCAAGGAAGGAAGAAATTGACAG GGAGGTTGAGGATTTTGCTCGGAGACTAAACTCTGTCTGGCCAGAAAGGATACAACAGATTTTGTCTTTGGGTCCAGAGAGGAGGCGGCTTGGACCAATTTCCATGAATGGAAATGGTTCCTTGAAGAGATGTACAG CAGGTGTAGACCGGGGATAA